The Terriglobia bacterium DNA window GATTTCCGCTGCCGAACGAGATAGGGGAGATTCCCCAGAACGTGGTTTTCGGTGCACCGACAGCGGGCAAGGAGCGCACGGTCGAGCAGATGGTCGCGGCGACGGAGAAAGGAATTTTGGTGACGCGGCTGTGGTACATCCGCGAGGTGGAGCCCTACGAGAAGCTGCTGACGGGGATGACGCGGGACGGCACATTCTGGATTGAAGAGGGCAAGGTCCGGTTTGGCGTCAGGAATTTCCGGTTCAACCAGAGCGTGGTGCAGATGCTGCAAAACGTGCTGGAAATGAGCACGCCGGTGCGCGCGAGCGGGGAAGAATCGTTTGACATGGTCGTACCGGCCATGAAGGTCAGGGACTTCAATTTCACGGAAGTGACCCGATTCTGACACAGGATATAAGCCCTTTGGCGGTCTTTCGTAATTTGTTGGGGGACCAAGAAGGGCGCTACTCTCGGGGCAAATGTCTACACTAGACCGATCCCCCGAGATGCGTAGTTCAGTTCGCTTCCCCCTGCATCTGCCGGTCGCAGTCCGAGCGGAGCAAACCGAGCGCAAGGCCGAGACGTTGAATATTTCGGCCGGTGGCGTTCTGATTGAGATGAACGAGGACCTCGATGTCGGCAGCCGAATCGAGTTCACCATTTACGTGCCGGGTCCCCGGCTGGGGTCCCCAAAAGATGTTCTGGTGAGTTGTGTGGGGCGCGTGGTACGCTGCTCACCGGAAGGCGAACACAGTGCCGTGGCTGCGGTCATCGATGAATATCAAATTCTTCGGTGACGGGTGGTCCGGGGTCCCCAGGTTAACTAGAGAGCAAACAGGCATATGGCGAATGACGCCACGCCCATAACCGGACACGAGTCCGTTCAAGAAGAACACAAATCCGGGTCATCCATACGGCTGATCATTGCAGACACTGAACCGATTTTTCGTGTCGGCATCCGTAAAGTGGTGGCGCTGGAAGACGATATCCGTGTCGTTGCGCAGACGGAGACGCTGCCGCAGACGCTCGCTTCCCTTAATAAATTCCCTGCAGATGTGCTGTTGTTCGGCACCACGATGACGCCGAACCCAGCCGATGCCGTGACCGAACTGATGAAAGGTCACGACAATCTGAAGATCGTCCTGGTATCGCCGGAGCTGGGTGAAGAGCAGACTGTCGACTTTCTACGGCGCGGAGTACGCGGGATTGTGACGCGATCTGTTTCTCCCGACTTGCTGGTGAAGTGCGTGAAGAAGGTCCATCAGGGCGAGACGTGGCTTGATAACCAGGGAGTTAACTGGGTAATCGAGGCGTACCGGGCGCAGGCTTCGCAACTGACCGGGCCGCGGCCGAAAGTCCGGCTAACGGAGAAGGAACTACTGATCATCGCTGGTGTGACCCAGGGCATGAAGAATAAGGATATCGCCCACGAGGTCGGGACGACCGAGCAGGTGGTGAAGAACTATCTCCGCAAGGTGTATGACAAGTTAGGAGTGTCCGACCGGCTTGAACTCGCGCTCTACTGCATGCATCACCGGCTGCTGGAAGGGTTGCGCAAAAACCAGCAACAAGCTGCGGCCACACCTGAGCCGCACGCACCCGAGCAAGTGCAGCAGTCATAGTTCTTCTTCTTCTCTTTCAAAACCCGAAAATCGGCGACGAAATAGTATCCCGCCAGCGACCCATTTTGCCTGCTACAATTTCACCGTCGTTTCTCATTAGGGAGCAGATATGAAAGGCGATAAAAAAGTCATTGAGCTGCTGAACGAAGTGCTGAAGGCAGAATTGACGGCGATCAACCAGTATTTTCTTCATGCGGAGATGTGCGAGAACTGGGGGTACGAGCGACTGGGAAAGCTGATCCGGAAGGAGTCGATCGAGGAGATGACGCACGCGGAGAAGCTGATCGAGCGGATTCTGTACCTCGATGGCACCCCGAACATGAGCGACTACTTCAAGATCAACATCGGCGCGACCGTGGAGCAGCAGTTCAGGAATGACGTTGAGTTGGAGTACACGGCGGTGAAGCGGCTGAACAACGGGATTCCGACGTGCGTTTCGGCGGGCGACAACGGTTCGCGCGAACTGCTCGAAAAAATTCTGACGGACGAAGAACACCACATCGACTGGCTGGAAGCGCAACTGCACGCTGTCGGGGAGATCGGGATCGCAAACTATCTGACGGAGCAGTTGAAGGACGAGAAAGAATAATGCAGCTGCTCAAATGGTGGTCGATTGGCGAGCGATGAGGGTGCTGTGGAGTCGCGAATTGATCGATCCGAAACCTGCCGACGGCCGATGATTTCAGAATCGAGGGTTGCATAACAATGTGTTCCCCTGGGGGCCTCCACTCTTCGCGGGCGACGCGGAGAACACGGTATCCGGACCTGATGCTGTAAAATAAAGACCAAGCCCGCGCCGAGGCGACTTGGCGCGTTCCTTTCTTCCGGAGCGGAGAGGTGGCCGAGTGGCTGAAGGCGCACGCTTGGAAAGCGTGTTTAGGGGAAACCCTAACGTGGGTTCGAATCCCACCCTCTCCGCCAGACAGTCTGGCGATAGGGACTCTCCGTATCATTTCGAGCAAAACCTTCGAAAACTCCGCCGGAAATGATGGTATTTCTTGCAAATCGGACTGCGGAGAATCCCCCCAGAGCTGGATTTTTGGGATTGCCTCAAGGCGTGTGCGAAACGCGCGAAGTTGAATCCCGATAACTGGTGGTTGCATAAATTCCGAGCTACGTTTGCAACTAGGTGTCTGCAATCAGGTGTCGATCTGCGAACGGTACAGGCTTGGCTCGGGCACAACGACTTGGAATCCACGATGCGATATCTGCGGCCGGCGCGTATCGATAGCGTACGGTCGAAGGTGAATGCCATATTTAGCTGAAACTTATGTATCGGGCAGTGATAGAAGACCGGGTTTACACTCACTATTCCTTGTCAGTTTCCGGTTTGCCGACGAACCAGACACTGAGCATGGTTGCGAAGCAAGCCCCCTGGTCCTGAACCAAGAAAGAGTCAAATTCTAAATGCTTCATTCGGCGTCGCTTAGGACTCGGAAAGCCAATCTTTTTCTCGCCTCACTTGTACCGAGTTGTACCGAATCCTGACCTTCTTGACACGGCCTTCGACCTTATAATCTCAAACCTTATCGTGGCTGATTTGAGATAGGGTATGGTAGCGTCACAGACATAGGATTTGAGCCGGACGTGATCATGGAGTGCACCGGCGTAGGACAGGTCATCTCGGAGTCCCTCGCCGTCATCGGGGCGAGCGGTGTGCTGTGCCTTACGGGTGTCGGGCATGGCGGCATGGTGCCCACAATCCCAACGGCGAATATGGCGTCTTCGATGGTGCTGAAAAATAACGTGGTTTTCGGCAGTGTCAATGCGAACAAACGACACTGGTACAAAGCGGCTAAGGCCTTGGCTCGCGCAGATCGCTCCTGGCTGGCGCGTCTGATCAATAGGAGTGAACGTCCAGAGAACTTCGCCCAAGCACTGGTTCGTAATCCCGAGGATATCAAGGTTG harbors:
- a CDS encoding PilZ domain-containing protein, whose protein sequence is MRSSVRFPLHLPVAVRAEQTERKAETLNISAGGVLIEMNEDLDVGSRIEFTIYVPGPRLGSPKDVLVSCVGRVVRCSPEGEHSAVAAVIDEYQILR
- a CDS encoding response regulator transcription factor, producing MANDATPITGHESVQEEHKSGSSIRLIIADTEPIFRVGIRKVVALEDDIRVVAQTETLPQTLASLNKFPADVLLFGTTMTPNPADAVTELMKGHDNLKIVLVSPELGEEQTVDFLRRGVRGIVTRSVSPDLLVKCVKKVHQGETWLDNQGVNWVIEAYRAQASQLTGPRPKVRLTEKELLIIAGVTQGMKNKDIAHEVGTTEQVVKNYLRKVYDKLGVSDRLELALYCMHHRLLEGLRKNQQQAAATPEPHAPEQVQQS
- the bfr gene encoding bacterioferritin, which translates into the protein MKGDKKVIELLNEVLKAELTAINQYFLHAEMCENWGYERLGKLIRKESIEEMTHAEKLIERILYLDGTPNMSDYFKINIGATVEQQFRNDVELEYTAVKRLNNGIPTCVSAGDNGSRELLEKILTDEEHHIDWLEAQLHAVGEIGIANYLTEQLKDEKE